The Daucus carota subsp. sativus chromosome 2, DH1 v3.0, whole genome shotgun sequence genome includes a window with the following:
- the LOC108206471 gene encoding auxin-responsive protein SAUR20-like isoform X3 — MGIRMPRIPHVKKIFQGSSFSTTAVSDVPKGCLAVYVGESQRKRFVVPISYLAEPAFQDLLCQAEEEFGFDHPEGGLTIPCREDVFTDLASSLRRKS; from the coding sequence ATGGGTATCCGCATGCCTCGTATTCCTCATGTCAAGAAAATCTTTCAGGGGTCTTCTTTTTCAACTACAGCAGTTTCAGACGTCCCAAAGGGCTGCTTGGCAGTTTATGTTGGGGAGAGCCAAAGAAAAAGATTTGTTGTTCCTATTTCATACTTGGCTGAGCCTGCCTTCCAGGACTTGCTATGTCAAGCTGAGGAAGAATTTGGTTTTGATCATCCAGAGGGGGGTCTTACAATTCCCTGCAGAGAAGATGTGTTTACAGATCTTGCCTCAAGCTTGAGAAGAAAATCATAG
- the LOC108207996 gene encoding auxin-responsive protein SAUR21-like, whose amino-acid sequence MGIRVPRITSLKQILNRQFSSTNLDRSTSFPKGCIAVYVGENQRRRFVVPISYLSEPTFQDLLSRAEEEFEFSHPEGGLTIPCKEDTFIDLLNRL is encoded by the coding sequence ATGGGTATCCGCGTTCCTCGTATCACCAGTCTCAAGCAAATTCTAAACCGCCAATTCTCCTCAACAAATCTTGATCGTAGTACAAGTTTCCCTAAGGGATGCATTGCAGTTTATGTTGGTGAGAACCAAAGAAGAAGATTTGTAGTTCCGATCTCGTACTTAAGTGAGCCTACATTTCAAGACCTGTTAAGTCGAGCTGAGGAAGAATTTGAATTTAGTCATCCAGAAGGTGGCCTCACAATCCCATGCAAGGAAGACACCTTCATTGATCTCTTGAACAGATTATGA
- the LOC108206666 gene encoding auxin-responsive protein SAUR21-like, translated as MGIRLPRVTNLKKILNPSSFLISPDYTSTVPKGCLAVYIGEKQRRRFVVPISYLNDPAFQDLLNQAEEEFGFSQPEGGLTIPCSVETFIHLTSRLDRL; from the coding sequence ATGGGTATTCGTTTGCCTCGTGTTACCAATCTCAAGAAAATCCTTAACCCGTCATCTTTCTTGATAAGTCCTGATTATACTTCAACAGTTCCAAAGGGTTGCTTGGCAGTATATATTGGGGAGAAGCAAAGAAGAAGATTTGTGGTTCCCATTTCATACCTGAATGATCCTGCCTTCCAAGACTTGTTAAATCAAGCCGAGGAAGAATTTGGGTTCAGCCAACCAGAAGGCGGCCTCACTATTCCGTGCTCAGTGGAAACATTCATTCACCTTACTTCACGCCTGGATAGATTATAG
- the LOC108206471 gene encoding uncharacterized protein LOC108206471 isoform X2 has translation MGSNGNKRGSKRKAGRPKNKMKRIDDLGKKSEEIVRDSVDQRTVLDLDAIVRDYISRTRQFCKDGQEICIVSSSDDDENRNHANKIKDKEIVVGGSCKDDDNDDQNHKNENKDNEIVISSDDDDDGAEDDDQKIRDEHDVDKKAAAPQCEEHDGYLPEEALSSAKRRKNSAMGKDDEKIQKIGSRGWNNNEKGKDGQTSRVCKSAGSKRKGGVMTDENGNPISTMCHQCQRNDKERTSQNLSTVAP, from the exons ATGGGTTCTAACGGGAACAAAAGAGGAAGCAAAAGAAAAGCAGGGAGACCCaaaaataagatgaaaagaatTGATGATTTGGGTAAAAAAAGTGAGGAGATTGTGAGAGACAGTGTGGATCAAAGGACTGTTCTTGATTTGGATGCCATTGTTAGAGATTATATCAGCAGAACCCGTCAATTTTGCAAAGATGGTCAAGAAATTTGTATTGTCAGTAGTAGTGATGATGACGAAAATCGGAATCATGCAAATAAAATCAAGGACAAGGAGATCGTTGTTGGTGGTAGTTGTaaagatgatgataatgatgatcagaatcataaaaatgaaaataaggaCAATGAGATTGTTATTagtagtgatgatgatgatgatggtgcTGAGGATGATGATCAGAAGATTAGAGATGAACATGATGTGGATAAGAAGGCTGCAGCCCCCCAATGTGAAGAGCACGACGGATATCTTCCGGAAGAAGCTCTGTCTTCAGCGAAGAGACGCAAGAATAGTGCAATGGGAAAAGATGATGAAAAGATTCAGAAGATAGGGAGTAGGGGTTGGAACAATAATGAAAAAGGTAAAGATGGCCAGACAAGTCGAGTTTGTAAGTCTGCTGGTTCTAAGCGAAAGGGTGGCGTAATGACAGATGAGAAT GGGAATCCGATATCAACTATGTGTCACCAGTGCCAGAGGAATGACAAAG AAAGAACTAGTCAGAACCTATCTACAGTTGCTCCGTGA
- the LOC108207995 gene encoding auxin-responsive protein SAUR21-like, with translation MGIRVPRITSLKQVLNRQFSSTNLDRSTNVPKGCMAVYVGENQRRRFVVPISYLNEPTFQDLLSQAEEEFGFSHPEGGLTIPCKEDTFIDLLNRL, from the coding sequence ATGGGTATCCGTGTTCCTCGTATCACCAGTCTCAAGCAAGTTCTAAACCGCCAATTCTCCTCAACAAATCTAGATCGTAGTACAAATGTCCCTAAGGGATGCATGGCAGTTTATGTTGGGGAGAACCAAAGAAGAAGATTTGTAGTTCCGATCTCTTACTTAAATGAGCCTACGTTCCAAGACCTGTTAAGTCAAGCTGAGGAAGAATTTGGGTTTAGTCATCCAGAAGGCGGCCTCACAATACCATGCAAAGAAGACACCTTCATTGATCTCTTGAACAGATTATga
- the LOC108206471 gene encoding uncharacterized protein LOC108206471 isoform X1, protein MGSNGNKRGSKRKAGRPKNKMKRIDDLGKKSEEIVRDSVDQRTVLDLDAIVRDYISRTRQFCKDGQEICIVSSSDDDENRNHANKIKDKEIVVGGSCKDDDNDDQNHKNENKDNEIVISSDDDDDGAEDDDQKIRDEHDVDKKAAAPQCEEHDGYLPEEALSSAKRRKNSAMGKDDEKIQKIGSRGWNNNEKGKDGQTSRVCKSAGSKRKGGVMTDENGNPISTMCHQCQRNDKGRVMVCNNCNKPQHKLP, encoded by the exons ATGGGTTCTAACGGGAACAAAAGAGGAAGCAAAAGAAAAGCAGGGAGACCCaaaaataagatgaaaagaatTGATGATTTGGGTAAAAAAAGTGAGGAGATTGTGAGAGACAGTGTGGATCAAAGGACTGTTCTTGATTTGGATGCCATTGTTAGAGATTATATCAGCAGAACCCGTCAATTTTGCAAAGATGGTCAAGAAATTTGTATTGTCAGTAGTAGTGATGATGACGAAAATCGGAATCATGCAAATAAAATCAAGGACAAGGAGATCGTTGTTGGTGGTAGTTGTaaagatgatgataatgatgatcagaatcataaaaatgaaaataaggaCAATGAGATTGTTATTagtagtgatgatgatgatgatggtgcTGAGGATGATGATCAGAAGATTAGAGATGAACATGATGTGGATAAGAAGGCTGCAGCCCCCCAATGTGAAGAGCACGACGGATATCTTCCGGAAGAAGCTCTGTCTTCAGCGAAGAGACGCAAGAATAGTGCAATGGGAAAAGATGATGAAAAGATTCAGAAGATAGGGAGTAGGGGTTGGAACAATAATGAAAAAGGTAAAGATGGCCAGACAAGTCGAGTTTGTAAGTCTGCTGGTTCTAAGCGAAAGGGTGGCGTAATGACAGATGAGAAT GGGAATCCGATATCAACTATGTGTCACCAGTGCCAGAGGAATGACAAAGGTAGGGTCATGGTATGCAATAACTGTAATAAGCCTCAACATAAATTGCCATAA